The Mucilaginibacter mallensis genome has a segment encoding these proteins:
- the tatC gene encoding twin-arginine translocase subunit TatC, which yields MSNEKNLVKAIKEKGNNLEAEMSFFDHLEALRWHLIRSVIAVAVFSIIAFCNFHFLFNTIIMAPFHPTFWSFRMMCYLGTLFHLSGFCIDHINGHIINTEMAGQFLLQINTSLLIGVILGIPYILWEIWRFIKPALLEKERKAASGFVFYASMLFIVGILFGYYILVPESVAFLAGYTVSDTINNQFTISSYLSIVSTITLLTGILFELPIVIYILASIGILTGTFMRKTRRYAIVIIMIVGAIVSPSPDILTTTLATIPLLVLYEVGILVASVVEKRRLKKHEELMAS from the coding sequence ATGAGCAACGAAAAGAATTTAGTAAAAGCGATAAAGGAAAAAGGTAATAACCTCGAGGCTGAAATGTCGTTCTTCGATCATTTGGAGGCCCTTCGTTGGCACCTGATCCGGTCGGTTATTGCAGTGGCTGTGTTCAGTATTATAGCTTTCTGCAATTTTCATTTTTTGTTCAATACCATTATTATGGCGCCATTTCACCCAACATTCTGGTCATTCAGGATGATGTGTTATTTGGGTACGCTGTTTCATCTTTCGGGTTTTTGTATCGATCATATAAACGGCCATATCATCAATACCGAAATGGCCGGGCAGTTTCTATTGCAGATCAACACTTCGTTGCTGATTGGCGTAATATTGGGCATCCCCTATATTTTATGGGAGATATGGAGGTTCATCAAACCAGCCCTTTTGGAAAAGGAACGGAAAGCAGCCAGCGGGTTTGTATTTTATGCATCCATGCTTTTTATTGTGGGGATACTTTTCGGCTACTACATCCTGGTACCTGAGTCGGTAGCTTTTTTAGCCGGATATACGGTGAGCGATACCATAAACAACCAATTCACCATCAGCTCTTATCTTTCCATCGTGTCAACCATAACCCTGTTAACGGGCATATTATTTGAGTTGCCGATAGTTATTTACATACTTGCCAGCATTGGTATACTTACAGGTACCTTTATGCGTAAAACCAGGCGTTATGCTATTGTTATCATCATGATAGTAGGTGCCATCGTATCGCCATCGCCTGATATTTTAACAACTACGCTTGCTACTATCCCTTTATTGGTATTATATGAGGTAGGCATACTGGTGGCTTCAGTAGTTGAAAAACGCAGGTTAAAGAAACATGAAGAGCTAATGGCTTCATAA
- a CDS encoding PA0069 family radical SAM protein, with product MSHEDNADFFKGRGAQVNTHNKFLKNKYVLEHIEGLDEALLENTATQLFEENPKKIVSESNSPDLSHMFSINPYQGCEHGCIYCYARNTHEYYGFSAGLDFERKIIVKRNAAELLEQYFNKKNYQPVAILLSGNTDCYQPIERKLKITRSLLQIFLQYRNPVSIITKNNVILRDLDILTELSAMNLVHVNVSITSLNEQLRQKLEPRTVTATGRLGVIQKLSELGIPVRVMAAPIIPGLNSQEVPNIIKAAADRGAVAAGFTIVRLNGSISEIFADWIHKAFPDRAEKVLNMIKSCHDGKLNDSNFGRRMSGDGPIATSIHQMYRMACNRFLAGREIPPFDYTLFVPKGGKQTEMF from the coding sequence ATGTCACATGAGGATAATGCCGATTTTTTTAAGGGCCGGGGAGCGCAGGTAAATACACACAACAAGTTTTTAAAAAACAAATATGTGCTCGAGCATATTGAAGGGCTTGACGAAGCTTTGCTGGAGAATACCGCGACGCAGCTGTTTGAGGAGAACCCAAAGAAGATTGTAAGCGAATCCAACAGTCCGGACCTGAGCCATATGTTCTCTATAAACCCTTACCAGGGCTGCGAACATGGCTGCATTTACTGCTATGCCCGCAATACACACGAATACTATGGCTTTAGTGCCGGGCTCGACTTTGAACGCAAGATCATCGTGAAACGTAACGCTGCCGAACTATTGGAGCAATACTTCAACAAAAAAAATTATCAGCCCGTAGCCATCCTGTTATCGGGCAATACAGATTGCTATCAGCCTATTGAGCGCAAGCTAAAAATAACCCGCTCGCTATTGCAAATATTCCTGCAATACCGCAATCCTGTAAGCATTATCACCAAAAACAATGTGATCCTGCGTGATCTGGATATCCTAACCGAGCTCTCAGCCATGAACCTGGTGCATGTAAACGTGTCAATAACCTCGCTCAACGAACAATTAAGGCAAAAGCTTGAGCCACGTACCGTAACAGCCACAGGCAGGCTGGGGGTGATCCAAAAGCTGTCAGAGCTGGGTATCCCCGTAAGGGTGATGGCAGCGCCCATCATCCCAGGCCTTAATAGCCAGGAAGTGCCCAACATCATTAAAGCCGCTGCCGATAGGGGCGCCGTTGCAGCAGGTTTTACCATAGTGCGGCTCAACGGCAGTATCTCCGAAATATTTGCCGACTGGATACACAAAGCTTTCCCCGACAGGGCCGAAAAGGTGCTGAACATGATAAAATCCTGCCACGATGGCAAACTCAATGACAGCAATTTCGGCCGGCGCATGAGCGGCGATGGGCCAATAGCAACATCTATCCACCAAATGTACCGCATGGCCTGCAACCGCTTTTTAGCCGGAAGAGAAATCCCACCATTTGATTATACGCTGTTTGTGCCGAAGGGAGGGAAGCAAACGGAGATGTTTTGA
- a CDS encoding response regulator transcription factor, with protein sequence MVPLQIVLVDDHRLFRSGIASLINKLLPQYKILFEASDGEELMRKLTPKLKPDIVLLDINMPKKDGIATAQWLRSTYPDVNIIVLSMFEDAEKVLQMVKIGVKGYLLKDAEPHEFEQALQKVTQGEVYYPDFVTRHLLNNFNHQQDQQIKLNTREIAFLKLAGTELTYKEIADQMCISARTVDGYRDQLFEKLQIKSRVGLVLYAIKNKLIDL encoded by the coding sequence ATGGTACCCCTACAAATAGTTTTGGTTGATGACCACCGGCTCTTCAGAAGCGGCATAGCATCACTTATAAACAAATTGCTCCCGCAATATAAAATCCTCTTTGAAGCATCCGATGGCGAAGAACTGATGCGTAAACTCACCCCCAAATTAAAGCCCGATATTGTACTGCTTGATATTAATATGCCTAAAAAGGATGGCATTGCTACCGCCCAATGGCTGCGCAGTACCTATCCCGATGTAAATATTATTGTGCTATCCATGTTTGAAGATGCTGAAAAAGTGCTCCAAATGGTAAAAATTGGCGTTAAGGGCTATCTGCTAAAGGATGCCGAACCGCATGAATTTGAACAGGCACTGCAAAAAGTAACGCAGGGCGAGGTTTATTATCCGGATTTTGTTACCCGCCATCTGCTCAACAATTTTAACCATCAGCAGGATCAACAAATAAAACTAAATACCCGCGAAATAGCATTCCTGAAACTCGCCGGCACTGAACTTACCTACAAAGAAATTGCCGACCAGATGTGTATCAGCGCACGTACCGTTGATGGCTACCGCGATCAATTGTTCGAAAAATTGCAGATAAAAAGCAGGGTTGGCCTGGTACTGTATGCCATAAAAAATAAATTAATCGATTTGTAA
- the accB gene encoding acetyl-CoA carboxylase biotin carboxyl carrier protein, translating into MDIKQIQDLIRFVAKSGVNEVAIEQNDFKITIKTNQAQTIVNATVPAQQPVAYAPAEQIAQIAPAASAAPAVEDTSKYITIKSPMIGTFYRSASPDKPMMVNVGDEITTGSVLCIIEAMKLFNEIESEVSGRVVKVLVDNASPVEYDQPLFLVEPM; encoded by the coding sequence ATGGATATTAAACAAATACAGGACCTTATTCGCTTCGTAGCCAAATCAGGAGTTAACGAAGTGGCGATAGAGCAAAACGATTTTAAAATTACGATCAAAACCAACCAGGCGCAAACTATAGTTAATGCTACGGTACCGGCGCAACAACCTGTTGCATATGCCCCTGCTGAGCAGATTGCACAGATAGCCCCGGCAGCTTCAGCTGCTCCTGCTGTTGAGGATACATCAAAATATATCACTATAAAATCGCCGATGATAGGTACTTTTTACCGTTCAGCAAGTCCGGATAAACCGATGATGGTAAATGTTGGTGATGAAATAACAACCGGCAGTGTGCTTTGCATTATTGAGGCTATGAAGTTGTTTAACGAGATCGAATCAGAAGTATCAGGCCGTGTAGTAAAAGTATTGGTTGATAACGCATCACCAGTTGAGTACGACCAGCCATTATTTTTGGTAGAACCGATGTAA
- the accC gene encoding acetyl-CoA carboxylase biotin carboxylase subunit: MFKKILIANRGEIALRIIRTCKEMGIKTVAVYSTADRDSLHVRFADEAVCIGPPPSKDSYLNIPNIISAAELTNADAIHPGYGFLSENAKFSAICAEYGIKFIGATAAQINSMGDKASAKETMKKAGVPIVPGSDGLLTGVKEGIAIAKKIGYPVILKATAGGGGRGMRIVWKDEEFENAWDSARAESGAAFGNDGMYLEKYVQDPRHIEIQVVGDQYGKVCHLSERDCSIQRRHQKLVEEAPSPFMTEKLRKKMGEAAIKGAKAVKYEGAGTVEFLVDKDRNFYFMEMNTRIQVEHPVTEEVINFDLIKEQIKVAAGIPISGKNYEPTMHAIECRINAEDPFNNFRPSPGKITNFHSPGGHGVRIDTHVYTGYVIPPNYDSMIAKVICVAQTRDEALSTMERALSEFVIEGVKTTIPFHLKLLQDPNFRAGNFTTKFMETFEYSE; encoded by the coding sequence ATGTTTAAAAAAATATTAATAGCTAACCGTGGTGAAATTGCCTTGCGTATTATTCGCACCTGTAAGGAAATGGGCATTAAAACGGTAGCTGTATATTCTACTGCCGACCGCGACAGCCTTCATGTGCGTTTTGCCGATGAAGCCGTTTGTATAGGCCCCCCTCCAAGTAAAGATTCTTATTTAAATATCCCGAATATCATTTCAGCCGCTGAGTTAACCAATGCCGATGCTATCCATCCTGGCTATGGTTTCTTATCTGAAAATGCAAAATTCTCGGCTATTTGTGCCGAATATGGTATAAAATTTATTGGCGCTACCGCCGCGCAGATCAATTCAATGGGTGATAAAGCCTCGGCTAAGGAAACCATGAAAAAAGCCGGAGTGCCTATAGTGCCTGGCTCCGACGGTTTGTTAACCGGAGTAAAAGAAGGTATCGCGATAGCAAAAAAAATAGGCTACCCTGTAATACTTAAAGCAACCGCCGGTGGTGGTGGCCGTGGTATGCGTATAGTGTGGAAGGACGAAGAGTTTGAGAATGCCTGGGATTCAGCCCGTGCTGAGTCAGGCGCTGCGTTTGGTAACGATGGCATGTACCTGGAGAAATATGTTCAGGACCCGCGCCATATCGAGATCCAGGTAGTAGGCGATCAGTATGGTAAAGTTTGCCATCTGTCGGAGCGTGATTGCTCTATCCAACGCCGTCACCAAAAACTGGTTGAGGAAGCTCCCTCACCATTCATGACCGAAAAACTCCGTAAAAAAATGGGTGAGGCTGCTATAAAAGGCGCCAAAGCCGTAAAATACGAAGGAGCAGGAACTGTTGAGTTTTTGGTTGACAAAGACCGCAACTTCTACTTTATGGAAATGAACACCCGTATACAGGTAGAGCATCCGGTAACAGAAGAAGTAATCAACTTCGATTTAATAAAAGAACAAATAAAGGTTGCCGCCGGCATACCTATCTCAGGTAAAAACTACGAGCCAACCATGCATGCCATTGAGTGCCGTATTAATGCTGAGGATCCGTTCAATAACTTCCGCCCGTCACCGGGTAAGATCACTAACTTCCACTCGCCGGGTGGCCACGGTGTGCGTATTGATACGCATGTGTACACCGGTTATGTGATACCGCCTAATTACGATTCAATGATTGCTAAAGTAATTTGCGTTGCCCAAACACGCGATGAAGCTTTAAGCACCATGGAACGTGCCCTGAGCGAGTTTGTGATTGAAGGTGTTAAAACCACCATACCATTCCACCTAAAATTACTGCAGGACCCTAATTTCCGTGCCGGTAATTTTACCACCAAGTTTATGGAAACGTTTGAATACTCAGAATAA
- a CDS encoding sensor histidine kinase — translation MVIKNITELVILTTLIFLIAPTFLLIYIFIYNQRKKRHIEEKERLRSEFQQELLKTQIEVQEQTLTNISREIHDNITQVLSFVKLNLALIDPADEYCKSKINESRELVAQTINDLRNLSKSLSFEHITRLGLVKTLEIETERINNSGLINAEIIIEGEIYSLGEQRELVLFRIFQEALNNTLKHSGAKHLKINLQYSKLILNLTLEDDGVGFSPGLIDDNLGSGLKNMQSRAALIGAVATIDSLPDKGCCIKVTLNPFEQLYDNGTPTNSFG, via the coding sequence ATGGTTATCAAAAACATCACAGAGCTAGTTATACTAACCACATTAATCTTCCTGATAGCGCCAACTTTTCTGCTGATCTATATATTCATCTACAACCAGCGTAAAAAAAGGCATATCGAAGAAAAGGAACGCCTGCGGTCTGAATTTCAGCAGGAATTGCTCAAAACGCAGATTGAGGTGCAGGAGCAAACGCTGACCAATATCAGCCGCGAGATACATGATAATATTACCCAGGTGCTGTCATTTGTAAAACTAAATCTGGCCCTGATCGATCCCGCTGATGAGTATTGCAAAAGCAAGATAAACGAAAGCCGTGAATTGGTTGCCCAAACTATAAACGACTTGCGTAACCTGTCGAAAAGCTTAAGTTTTGAGCATATTACCCGGCTTGGGCTCGTAAAAACGCTTGAAATTGAAACCGAGCGTATCAATAACAGCGGCCTAATAAACGCAGAGATTATAATTGAGGGTGAAATTTATTCGTTGGGCGAGCAGCGCGAACTGGTGCTGTTCCGCATTTTCCAGGAAGCGTTAAATAACACACTTAAACATTCGGGGGCTAAACATTTGAAAATCAACTTGCAATATTCTAAACTAATACTTAACTTAACACTCGAAGATGATGGCGTGGGTTTTTCGCCCGGTTTAATTGACGATAATTTAGGATCCGGACTAAAAAACATGCAGAGCAGGGCAGCCTTGATCGGTGCTGTTGCAACTATTGACAGTTTGCCGGATAAAGGTTGTTGTATTAAGGTTACCCTAAACCCTTTTGAACAATTATACGATAATGGTACCCCTACAAATAGTTTTGGTTGA
- the rpiB gene encoding ribose 5-phosphate isomerase B — MKEGLKIAVGSDHAGFDYKLALAENLTTATEVRDFGTYSSASVDYPDFAHPVALAVESGEFDFGILVCGSANGVAITANKHQGIRAAICWNQEIAVLARSHNNANVVCIPARFISLDEAKAIVEAFLSADFEGGRHADRVDKMSC, encoded by the coding sequence ATGAAAGAGGGATTAAAAATAGCTGTCGGCAGCGACCATGCCGGGTTCGATTACAAGCTTGCGCTGGCCGAAAATTTAACTACCGCTACAGAAGTAAGGGATTTCGGCACCTACTCTTCCGCATCTGTTGATTATCCTGATTTTGCCCATCCCGTAGCACTAGCTGTTGAAAGCGGCGAATTTGATTTCGGCATTTTGGTTTGCGGCAGCGCAAACGGGGTAGCCATTACTGCTAACAAACATCAAGGCATTCGCGCCGCCATATGCTGGAACCAGGAAATTGCCGTTTTAGCCCGCAGCCACAACAACGCCAATGTCGTTTGTATCCCCGCCCGCTTTATTTCGCTTGATGAAGCCAAAGCAATTGTTGAAGCCTTTTTAAGTGCTGACTTTGAAGGCGGCAGGCATGCGGATAGGGTGGATAAGATGAGTTGCTAA